From the genome of Methylocystis echinoides:
GAAACGCGTTCTAGATTGGGACGATTCGTAGTATGCGTGCCGAGCGTGGGCGCGACGGTCGGGCGAGCTGGCCGGACCCGGTCCACCCGCCTTCTCCGGAGGCGCCGCCGGGCGCCTGCGTGTGTCCCCGCTGTTCGTCCTCGATTATCGAGCAAGAGTCCTTGCGCAAGGTTCCCTGTGCGGTTTCGTCGTGAGCGTTTTCAATTATCTCTGGAGCCCGGCTCTCGATGACGCCCGAGCCGCATGGCGCGCGAAAGGAAATGTCTCGTTCATGATGCGATGCGGCCGACTGCATTTCGTCGTTGAGGCGGCCTCGCGTCGGTTTCAACGGCCGCGCTTGCGCCCGTGGGGAGGCTCCGCGGCCTTGGTCGGCGTCGTTTTTTTCGGCGCGCCGGCGGCGGCTCAGACATTATCTCTGCCGGTTGACGCCGATGTCGTCGGATTCGCCTTCAGCGGCGGGCTCGCGCTGTTCTCCGCCGTCGTGGCCCTCACCCATATCGGGGAGCGCAACCATTGGCGCCGCCGCGAGAGCCTGATGGCCGCCGAGCTCGAGGACCTACGCGCGCGTTTCGACCGCGCCCGGACCTTCCTCGCGAGCGAGCCGCAAGCTTTTGTCGCCTGGTCCTCTCCTGACGGCGATCCGGACGTCAGCGCCTCGACGCTGCTCATCGACGCTGAGGGCGCGCAGCGCCGGCTTCTGGCCTTTGGAACCTGGCTCGCCCCGAAGGACGCGCAGGCGTTGGAGGCCGCCATCGACCGGCTGCGCAAGAATGGCGAAGCGTTCCGTCTGCCGCTGGCGGGCGTCGCGGGGCGCTACTACGACGCCGAGGGCCGTGCGGTCGGCGGCAGCGCCGTCCTGAGAATTCGAGAGGTTTCCGGCGATCGGCTGGAGCTGATCAGCTTGCGCGAGCGCCATGCCGAGACGCAGCGCATGCTCGCGGGGTTGCAGGCCTTGCTCGACGCCGCGCCGACCCCTGTGTGGCTACGCGACCAAAACGGCAGGCTTTCCTTCGTCAACAAGGCTTATGTGGCCGCGGTCGAGGCCAAGGACAAGGAAGACGCGATTTCCCGCGGCGTCGAACTGCTCGATCGAGAGGCGCGAAGCGACGCCGCAAAGGCGCTGGCCAAGGGCGCGGTCTGGCGAGATCGCGTTTTGGCGGTTGTGGCCGGCGCGCGGCATCTGCTCGACGTGACCAAGACGACCGCGCCGCTGACGGCGGCGATCGCCATCGACCGCCACGACGTCGAGAGCGTGCGGGCCGAGCTCGAACAGGAAATGCAATGCTATGTGCGCACGCTCGATCAACTGCCGACCGCCGTCGCCTTGTTCGATCGCAAGAAGCGCCTGATCTACAATAACGAGGCCTTCGCCAAGCTCTGGCAGCTCGACGCCAGATTTCTCGACCAGAAGCCGACGGACGGCGAGCTTCTCGACCGGCTGCGCGCAGACGAGCGCGTGCCCGCGGAGCCCGATTACAGGGCCTGGAAAGAAAGGCTTTTCGAGGCCTATCGCGCCACCGAGCCGGTTCGGCACACTTGGCATCTGCCCGACGGCCGGATCCTCGACGTCGTCGCGCATCCCAATGCGCAGGGCGGCGTGACCTATCTCTACGAGGACATCACGAAGGCCTATGATCTCGAAACGCGCTTCAACGCCTTGAACCGCACGCAGAGCGAGACGCTCGACACTCTCCGCGAGGGCGTGGCGGTGTTCCGCGCGGATGGGCGCCTGAGCTTCTGTAACCCGGCCTTCATCAAACTCTGGCGGCTCGACCCCGAGGAACTCGCCAAGAAGCCCCGCTTCGAGGCGCTCGCGGCGCGCTGCCAGATGCTGCACGAGAGTGCGGAGACCTGGGCGGCGTTGAAGGGGTTCGTCACGAGCTTCAACGATATGCGCGAAGGCTTCACGCGCCGCATCGAGAGAAGCGACGGCGTCGTGCTCGACTGCACGGCCCAGTCGCTGCTCGACGGCGCCGCGCTTCTCACTTTCGTCGACGTGACGGCGGACGTGAACGTCGAGCGCGCCCTTACCGACCGCAACAAGGCGCTGCTCGCCGCGGAGAAGCTGCGCAACGACTTCATCCACCACATCAGTTACGAGCTGCGCTCTCCGCTGAACAACATCAATGGCTTCGTGCATCTGCTCGGAGAGGAGTCGACAGGCCCGCTCAATCCGCGGCAGCTCGAATATCTGGGCTATGTCAGCAAGTCCTCGGCGGCGCTGCTCGCGATCATTGACGATATTCTCGATCTTGCGACGATCGACGAAGACGCGCTGGAGCTCGAAGTCTCGGACGTGGACGTTGTCGCCACCATGCATGCGGCGATCGAGGGCGTGCAAGACAGGCTCGAGGAGAACTCGATCGATGTGCAGATCGTCGCGATGGACAATGTCGGGTCCTTCCGCGGCGACGCCAAACGCGTGCGGCAAGTCCTCTTCAATCTCCTCTCCAACGCCATCGGCTTCTCGAGCCCCGGCCAGACCGTGACGCTCGCCGCGCTGCGGCGGGACCGGGAGGTCGTTTTCAAGGTGACGGATCGCGGCCGCGGCATTCCCCCGGAGGTTCTGGCGCGCGTCTTCGACCGTTTCGAGTCGCATACGGCGGGTTCGCGTCACCGCGGCGTCGGGCTCGGCCTCTCTATCGTGCGCGCCTTCATGGAGCTGCATGGCGGCAAGGTGCTCATCGACTCGGCGCCAGGCGAGGGCACGTCCGTCACCTGCGTGTTTCCCGCAAGTGAGTCGAAACCAGAAACGCGGCCCGCCGCAAGCGAGGGAGGCGCGTCATGAGCGAGGACAGGGCGGCGAAGACCGTCTGGCGCATCGACGTCGCCGACGAAGCGGGCACGCTGGCGCTGGCCAAGGAATTCGCGACGCTGCTCAAGAGCGGCGACACGCTCACGCTCGCCGGCGATCTCGGGGCAGGCAAGACGACATTCGCGCGAGCCATCATCCGCGCGCTGATGAACGACCCTTCCGTGGAGGCGCCGAGCCCGACCTTCACCTTGATGCAGATCTACGAGAATGATGCGCTTCGCATCGTTCACGCCGACTTCTATCGCATCGAATCCGGCGCCGAACTGGCGGGTCTCGGCTGGGATGAAGAGGTCGAGGACGCAATCGTCCTCGTCGAATGGGCGGAGCGCGCGCCCGAGGCGCTGCCGCAGGATCGGATCGATTTGCGCTTGAGCTTCGTCGACGGCGAAAATCGCGACGCGCGCCGCATCACCGTCTCGGGTCACGGCGCGTTCGCGGCGCGGCTCAGCTCATTCAAGTCGCTGCGCGAACTCCTGCGCAGAGAGGGCTGGAGCGAGGCCAGTCGGCGCTTTCTCATGGGCGACGCCTCGACGCGCGCCTATGAACTCCTCGAAAAGCCTGACGGCGCGCGCGCGATTCTGATGATCTCGCCGCCGCGTCCGGATGGCCCGCCGGTGCGCTATGGCAAGCCCTACAGCGCCATTGCGCGCCTCGCCGAGAATGTGAAGCCTTTCGTCGCCCTTGCGAATGGTCTGCGCGCGCACGGGCTTTCGGCGCCGAAAATCTTCGGGCAGGATCTCGACGCGGGCCTGCTGATCGTCGAGGATCTCGGGCGCGAGGGCGTCGTCGACGCAAACGGACCCATCCCCGAGCGCTATCTCGAGGCCGCCGGCGCGCTTGCGCATCTGCATGCGCAGGCGCTGCCCGATACGCTGCCCGTCGACGGCGCGGGCAATTATCATATTCCGCCGTACGACCTCGATGCGCTGCTCATCGAGGCCGACCTGCTGCTCGACTGGTACGTGGGTCATATCAAGAGCAACGTCGCTTCCGGCGCGCGCGCCATCTTCGCCAATCTCTGGCGCACCGCCTTGATCGACGTGGTCGGCGCGCCGCCGACATGGACGCTGCGCGACTATCACTCGCCCAATCTGCTGTGGCTCGCGGAGCGCGAGGGCGTGCAACGCGTCGGCGTGATCGATTTCCAGGATTGTGTGCTCGGACACCCAGCCTATGACATGGCGTCGCTCGGGCAGGATGCGCGCGTGACCGTCTCCGACGATCTCGAACTGAAGCTCCTTGCGCATTACGCCAGGCTCAGACGCGAAGCCGACGAAAGCTTCGATATGGCGGCCTTCGCCAAGGCCTATATGATCCTCGCGGCGCAGCGGGCGACAAAGGTTCTCGGCATCTTCGCGCGGCTCAATCAGCGCGACGGAAAGCCGCAATATCTGGCGCATCTGCCGCGGGTCGAATCCTATCTGCGCAAATCCTTGAGACATCCGGCGCTGGCGGAGATAAAAGCCTGGTATGAAGCCAATCTCCCAGGACTGTTCCACGACGCCTGAGCGCGGCGCCGTCATGCCGCGAACCGCCATGGTTTTCGCGGCCGGCCTCGGCACGCGCATGCGGCCGTTGACCGACAAGACGCCAAAGCCGCTCGTTCGCGTTGCGGGACAGGCGCTGATCGATCGCGCGCTCGATGACATCGCGCGCGCGGGCGTCGAGACGGCGATCGTCAATGTGCATCATCTCGCCGATCAGATCGAGGCGCATCTCATCTCCCGCACGGCGCCGCGCATCGTCATTTCGGACGAGCGCGCCTTGCTCCTCGATCAGGGCGGCGGCGTCAAGAAGGTGCTGCCGCTTCTCGGCGACGATCCTTTCTTCATCTGCAATACGGACGCCTTCTGGCACGGCGCGCCGCGCTCGAATCTCATCGACCTGGCGCAGGCGTGGCGCGCTGCGGAAATGGACGCGGCGCTGCTGCTCTCGCCGACGCAGGGCAGCATTGGCGTCGATTGGGACGGCGACTTCGATCTCGCGGCGGACGGCCGCATCGTTCGGCGACCGGGACCAAAGCCTTACGTCTATTCCGGCGTCGGCCTCATCAAGCCGCAACTGTTCGCGAAAGCAACGCAGGACGTCTTCAAGCTCGCGCCCTTCCTGTTTGAAGCGGCGGAAAAGGGGCGCCTGTTCGGGGTCGTCTCCAGCGGGCTCTGGCTGCATGTCGGCACAGTGGCCGCGATTGACGACGCGGAGAAAGCGATCGCCGCGACGGGAAGGTGACGCATGGGCGTGAAACGCAATGTCTTCACCATCGCGCCAGGCGCGCCCTTTCTCGCAACATTCGTCGACGCGCTTCTCGCTGGAAAGATTGTTTCAAAGCTGTCGCGCGAGACGCCGCCGCTCGAAATGGCGCGGGCGACGATTTATGTGCCGACCCAACGCGCGGGCCGCGCGCTGACCGTGGAATTCGCGCGCGCCATCGGCAAGGGCGCAACCTTCCTGCCGCGCATCCTTCCGCTCGGCGGATTGGAGGAGCAGGAAACCGCGACAGTTTTTGGCGATTTCTCCGGGGACTTCGACGCCGCCGCGCGGCCGCAGATCGAAGAGCTCGAACGCCGTCTGCTTCTTGCGCAGCTTGTCGCCAAATGGTCCGCGTCGGTCGACAGAGCCATCCTCGCCGCCGACGGGCAAGGCGGCCTGGTGCTGCATGAAAGTGAATCTTTTCTCGTCGCTTCGTCGCCCGCGGGCGCCTATGCGCTTGCCGCCGAGCTCGGAGCGCTCATTGATGAATTGATCATCGAAGGCGTAGCGCCGGACAAAATCGCCGCTGCGATCGACGACAGCGCTTTCGACAAATACTGGGCGATCACCACCACCTTCCTTCAGATCGTCGTCGATGTCTGGCCCAACATGCTCGAGGAAATCGGCCGCATTGACGCCGCCGCGCGGCGAAAGCGCATGCTCGAGGCGCATGTGCAGCGTCTTGGCGAGACCCAGGATCATGCGCCCGTCGTCGCCATTGGTTCGACAGGCGCGCAGCCGGCGACCGCGAGACTGCTCTCGGCCATCGCTGCGCTCGATCATGGCGCAGTCATCCTGCCCGGTCTCGATCTGGCGATGGATGAGGTCGCTTGGGCGCATGTCGGCGACAGCGGCGACGAGCCTGCCTTCACCCATCCGCAG
Proteins encoded in this window:
- a CDS encoding ATP-binding protein, encoding MMRCGRLHFVVEAASRRFQRPRLRPWGGSAALVGVVFFGAPAAAQTLSLPVDADVVGFAFSGGLALFSAVVALTHIGERNHWRRRESLMAAELEDLRARFDRARTFLASEPQAFVAWSSPDGDPDVSASTLLIDAEGAQRRLLAFGTWLAPKDAQALEAAIDRLRKNGEAFRLPLAGVAGRYYDAEGRAVGGSAVLRIREVSGDRLELISLRERHAETQRMLAGLQALLDAAPTPVWLRDQNGRLSFVNKAYVAAVEAKDKEDAISRGVELLDREARSDAAKALAKGAVWRDRVLAVVAGARHLLDVTKTTAPLTAAIAIDRHDVESVRAELEQEMQCYVRTLDQLPTAVALFDRKKRLIYNNEAFAKLWQLDARFLDQKPTDGELLDRLRADERVPAEPDYRAWKERLFEAYRATEPVRHTWHLPDGRILDVVAHPNAQGGVTYLYEDITKAYDLETRFNALNRTQSETLDTLREGVAVFRADGRLSFCNPAFIKLWRLDPEELAKKPRFEALAARCQMLHESAETWAALKGFVTSFNDMREGFTRRIERSDGVVLDCTAQSLLDGAALLTFVDVTADVNVERALTDRNKALLAAEKLRNDFIHHISYELRSPLNNINGFVHLLGEESTGPLNPRQLEYLGYVSKSSAALLAIIDDILDLATIDEDALELEVSDVDVVATMHAAIEGVQDRLEENSIDVQIVAMDNVGSFRGDAKRVRQVLFNLLSNAIGFSSPGQTVTLAALRRDREVVFKVTDRGRGIPPEVLARVFDRFESHTAGSRHRGVGLGLSIVRAFMELHGGKVLIDSAPGEGTSVTCVFPASESKPETRPAASEGGAS
- the tsaE gene encoding tRNA (adenosine(37)-N6)-threonylcarbamoyltransferase complex ATPase subunit type 1 TsaE, with the protein product MSEDRAAKTVWRIDVADEAGTLALAKEFATLLKSGDTLTLAGDLGAGKTTFARAIIRALMNDPSVEAPSPTFTLMQIYENDALRIVHADFYRIESGAELAGLGWDEEVEDAIVLVEWAERAPEALPQDRIDLRLSFVDGENRDARRITVSGHGAFAARLSSFKSLRELLRREGWSEASRRFLMGDASTRAYELLEKPDGARAILMISPPRPDGPPVRYGKPYSAIARLAENVKPFVALANGLRAHGLSAPKIFGQDLDAGLLIVEDLGREGVVDANGPIPERYLEAAGALAHLHAQALPDTLPVDGAGNYHIPPYDLDALLIEADLLLDWYVGHIKSNVASGARAIFANLWRTALIDVVGAPPTWTLRDYHSPNLLWLAEREGVQRVGVIDFQDCVLGHPAYDMASLGQDARVTVSDDLELKLLAHYARLRREADESFDMAAFAKAYMILAAQRATKVLGIFARLNQRDGKPQYLAHLPRVESYLRKSLRHPALAEIKAWYEANLPGLFHDA
- a CDS encoding nucleotidyltransferase family protein; this translates as MVFAAGLGTRMRPLTDKTPKPLVRVAGQALIDRALDDIARAGVETAIVNVHHLADQIEAHLISRTAPRIVISDERALLLDQGGGVKKVLPLLGDDPFFICNTDAFWHGAPRSNLIDLAQAWRAAEMDAALLLSPTQGSIGVDWDGDFDLAADGRIVRRPGPKPYVYSGVGLIKPQLFAKATQDVFKLAPFLFEAAEKGRLFGVVSSGLWLHVGTVAAIDDAEKAIAATGR